From Sediminibacterium sp. TEGAF015, a single genomic window includes:
- the paaE gene encoding 1,2-phenylacetyl-CoA epoxidase subunit PaaE, translated as MTKFETLTVKEIKQETADCVSVAFDVPESSKEKFNFIQGQYITLKQVINGEEARRSYSICSSPLDNELRVAIKKVTGGLFSTWANESLQKGMALEVMPPQGKFFTPLNPAAKNQYVAFASGSGITPILSIIKTTLQTEPDSSFTLIYGNRNRHSIIFKEALEALKNKFMGRFSIVYILSREKTDAPIHFGRIDAEKCQQLCNTLLQPEKIAAYYLCGPEEMIFGVKQALEETGVDTKKIHFELFTTGAKAKKKTTDATNSSKEVKSHITVKQDGITFAFDLSFEGESILDAALKNGADLPYACKGGVCCTCKAKLIEGEVDMDVNYGLEQEEIEHGFILTCQSHPRTENVFIDFDVK; from the coding sequence ATGACTAAGTTTGAAACACTTACCGTTAAAGAAATAAAGCAAGAAACAGCAGACTGTGTTTCGGTAGCTTTTGATGTGCCGGAATCTTCTAAGGAAAAGTTCAATTTTATACAGGGTCAATATATCACGCTTAAACAGGTAATCAATGGTGAGGAAGCCAGGAGGTCTTATTCCATTTGCAGCAGTCCTCTAGACAATGAATTAAGAGTAGCCATAAAAAAAGTTACCGGAGGTTTGTTTTCTACCTGGGCCAATGAATCTTTACAAAAGGGAATGGCATTGGAAGTAATGCCGCCACAGGGAAAGTTTTTTACACCGCTGAATCCCGCTGCAAAAAATCAATACGTTGCCTTTGCTTCAGGAAGTGGCATCACTCCTATTCTTTCCATTATCAAAACAACACTGCAAACTGAGCCAGATAGCAGCTTTACGCTAATTTATGGAAACAGGAATCGACATAGCATCATTTTTAAAGAGGCCCTAGAAGCTTTAAAAAATAAGTTCATGGGCCGTTTCAGTATTGTGTACATTTTATCCCGTGAAAAAACCGATGCCCCTATTCATTTCGGAAGAATCGATGCTGAAAAATGTCAACAGCTTTGTAATACATTGCTACAACCTGAAAAAATAGCCGCCTATTATTTATGCGGACCAGAAGAAATGATTTTCGGTGTTAAACAAGCACTGGAAGAGACCGGTGTTGATACTAAGAAAATTCATTTTGAACTGTTTACTACAGGTGCAAAGGCAAAGAAGAAAACAACTGATGCAACAAATAGCAGCAAAGAGGTAAAAAGCCATATTACTGTTAAACAGGATGGCATCACTTTCGCCTTTGATCTTAGTTTTGAAGGAGAAAGCATTTTAGATGCCGCATTAAAAAACGGAGCCGATCTACCCTATGCCTGCAAAGGCGGCGTTTGCTGTACTTGCAAAGCAAAACTAATTGAAGGCGAAGTTGACATGGACGTAAATTATGGATTAGAGCAGGAAGAAATAGAACATGGGTTTATTTTAACCTGTCAGTCTCACCCGAGAACAGAAAATGTATTCATTGACTTTGATGTTAAATAG
- a CDS encoding TetR/AcrR family transcriptional regulator has protein sequence MARIKIEKNTSRKEVIVSKAATLFREKGFKAASMRDLAEAVGVEAASLYNHIKSKTELLHELCFGVANRFMHHMDEVESKKTNSISKVEELVRFHINEMINHYEEVYVSDREWKHLSDPYLSNFQNQRRMYRKRFAAIIEAGIRNKEIKAIDAPTAVLIILHAIGGIESWHRSTQKIDAAALTSNMITILVGGLKND, from the coding sequence ATGGCAAGAATAAAAATTGAAAAAAACACCAGCCGCAAAGAAGTAATTGTTAGCAAAGCGGCCACCTTATTCAGAGAAAAAGGCTTTAAAGCGGCCAGTATGCGCGACTTAGCAGAAGCAGTAGGCGTAGAAGCTGCCAGCTTGTACAATCATATCAAATCTAAGACTGAATTATTGCATGAGCTCTGTTTTGGGGTTGCTAATCGTTTCATGCATCATATGGATGAAGTGGAGTCTAAGAAAACCAATTCTATTTCCAAAGTGGAGGAGCTGGTTCGTTTCCATATCAACGAAATGATTAATCACTACGAAGAAGTATATGTAAGCGACAGAGAGTGGAAACATTTATCAGATCCTTATCTCTCTAATTTTCAGAACCAGCGAAGAATGTATCGCAAACGTTTTGCTGCTATTATAGAAGCAGGCATTAGAAACAAGGAAATCAAAGCCATTGATGCACCTACAGCCGTTTTGATAATTCTACATGCCATTGGTGGAATTGAAAGCTGGCATAGATCCACACAAAAAATAGATGCTGCGGCACTAACCAGTAACATGATTACGATTTTGGTAGGAGGATTAAAGAATGACTAA
- a CDS encoding PfkB family carbohydrate kinase: MSLVVVGSMAFDAIETPFGKSDKIIGGAGTYIAWCASNYTPVKQISVVGGDFPQEELDSLTERNVDLEGVQIKKDEKTFFWSGRYHMDMNTRDTLDTQLNVLGDFQPVVPDSYQDCEFLMLGNLAPSVQRSVIEQLKNRPKLIVMDTMNFWMEIAMDDLKQTLAMVDLLMVNDSEARELSGEYSLVKAAAKIMKMGPKYLIIKKGEHGALLFHGNQVFFAPALPLEEVFDPTGAGDTFAGGFIGHIAKTKDISFENMKTAIIVGSAMASFCVEKFGTQRLREINKADIDARLDEFVQLVNFDIELGN, from the coding sequence ATGTCTTTAGTTGTTGTAGGATCCATGGCTTTTGATGCTATTGAGACCCCTTTTGGTAAGAGTGATAAGATTATTGGAGGCGCTGGCACCTATATTGCCTGGTGTGCGTCCAATTATACACCCGTAAAACAGATTTCTGTGGTGGGTGGTGATTTCCCACAGGAAGAATTGGATAGCCTTACTGAAAGAAATGTAGACCTGGAAGGGGTTCAAATTAAAAAGGATGAAAAGACTTTTTTCTGGAGCGGCCGCTACCATATGGACATGAATACCCGCGACACGCTGGACACCCAGCTGAATGTTTTGGGAGACTTCCAGCCTGTTGTCCCAGATAGTTATCAGGATTGTGAGTTTTTGATGCTCGGCAATTTGGCTCCCTCCGTACAAAGAAGTGTGATAGAGCAGTTGAAAAACAGACCAAAGCTGATTGTAATGGATACCATGAATTTCTGGATGGAAATTGCCATGGACGACCTGAAACAAACATTGGCGATGGTAGACTTACTGATGGTAAATGATAGTGAAGCCCGTGAATTAAGTGGCGAGTATTCTTTGGTAAAAGCTGCGGCCAAAATCATGAAAATGGGCCCTAAATATTTAATTATTAAGAAAGGAGAGCACGGCGCGCTATTATTCCACGGCAATCAGGTATTTTTTGCACCGGCTCTACCATTGGAAGAGGTGTTTGATCCAACAGGCGCCGGAGATACATTTGCCGGAGGATTTATCGGGCATATTGCTAAAACCAAAGACATTTCATTCGAGAACATGAAAACAGCCATCATCGTTGGAAGTGCAATGGCTTCTTTCTGTGTAGAAAAATTCGGAACCCAGCGCTTGAGAGAAATCAATAAGGCAGATATTGATGCCAGACTGGATGAGTTTGTACAATTGGTAAATTTTGATATTGAGTTGGGAAATTAA
- a CDS encoding aspartate-semialdehyde dehydrogenase: MEGLFYLTKTPKGKENQPMKVAVVGATGLVGTKMLQVLAERNFPVTEIVPVASERSVGKEVSFKGKNYTVVSMADGIAAKPAVAIFSAGGGTSLEWAPQYAAAGIKVIDNSSAWRMDPTKKLVVPEVNASALTAEDFIIANPNCSTIQMVVALQPLHEKYGIRRVVVSTYQSVTGTGKKAVDQLFNERKGVEGEMAYKYSIDLNVIPQIDVFLDNGYTKEEMKMVLETKKIMQDDSIRVTATTVRIPVIGGHSESVNIEFENEFDVTEVKALLAAAPGVIVQDDLANQIYPMPLWAHEKDEVFVGRIRRDETQDKTLNMWIVSDNLRKGAATNAVQIAEYMLANGLL; this comes from the coding sequence TTGGAAGGCCTTTTTTATTTAACCAAAACCCCGAAAGGGAAGGAGAATCAACCAATGAAAGTAGCTGTTGTTGGCGCAACGGGTTTAGTAGGAACCAAAATGTTGCAGGTATTAGCAGAAAGAAATTTTCCGGTAACTGAAATTGTACCGGTGGCATCTGAAAGATCCGTAGGTAAGGAAGTGAGCTTTAAAGGGAAAAATTATACAGTAGTTAGTATGGCAGATGGTATTGCTGCAAAACCTGCAGTAGCTATTTTTTCTGCTGGAGGTGGTACTTCTTTAGAGTGGGCTCCTCAATATGCAGCTGCAGGTATTAAAGTAATTGATAACTCTTCTGCCTGGAGAATGGATCCCACAAAGAAGCTGGTTGTTCCTGAGGTAAATGCATCTGCCTTAACTGCTGAAGATTTTATCATTGCCAATCCCAATTGTTCTACCATTCAGATGGTGGTAGCTTTACAGCCACTCCATGAAAAATATGGCATCAGGCGTGTTGTGGTAAGTACCTATCAAAGTGTAACTGGTACTGGTAAAAAAGCGGTAGACCAATTGTTTAATGAGCGCAAAGGAGTGGAAGGTGAAATGGCTTATAAATACTCGATTGATTTAAATGTAATTCCACAGATTGATGTTTTTCTTGACAATGGATATACTAAGGAAGAAATGAAGATGGTGCTGGAGACCAAGAAAATCATGCAGGATGATTCTATTCGCGTAACAGCTACTACTGTTCGTATTCCAGTTATTGGAGGTCATAGCGAATCCGTAAATATTGAATTTGAAAATGAATTTGATGTTACTGAGGTAAAAGCGTTATTGGCTGCTGCTCCGGGGGTTATTGTTCAGGATGATTTGGCTAATCAGATTTATCCAATGCCTTTATGGGCACATGAAAAAGATGAGGTTTTTGTAGGTAGAATCCGAAGAGATGAAACCCAGGACAAGACCTTGAATATGTGGATTGTAAGTGACAACCTAAGAAAGGGAGCTGCTACCAATGCAGTACAAATTGCCGAATACATGTTGGCCAATGGCTTATTGTAA
- a CDS encoding DUF2461 domain-containing protein, protein MLNKKTLQFLTQLKKNNSREWFNENRSAYDLAKDDFIELVNGILAKVNAFDPELSLLTYKDCIFRINRDVRFSKNKNPYKTNMAAYFVKGGKKSWMAGYYFHCEPGGKSFIGGGLYGGEPDQIKKVRQEIDYNWEEFKGILSNKSFKKLFGNLSREEGMSLIREPKGYEKDNPAIEYIKLKNFIVSVPISDAELTEEGLIKKIITAFATMKPLLQFLNRAMED, encoded by the coding sequence ATGCTGAACAAAAAAACACTCCAATTTTTAACCCAGTTAAAAAAGAACAATAGCCGTGAATGGTTCAACGAAAACAGATCTGCTTATGATCTGGCAAAAGACGATTTCATAGAATTGGTGAATGGCATATTGGCCAAAGTAAATGCATTTGACCCTGAACTTTCTTTATTGACTTATAAGGATTGTATTTTCAGAATTAATCGCGATGTACGTTTCAGTAAAAACAAGAATCCTTACAAAACCAATATGGCTGCCTACTTTGTAAAAGGGGGGAAAAAATCCTGGATGGCGGGCTATTATTTTCACTGTGAACCAGGAGGCAAAAGCTTTATTGGAGGTGGTTTGTATGGAGGAGAACCTGATCAGATTAAGAAAGTAAGACAGGAAATAGATTATAACTGGGAAGAATTTAAGGGCATTCTTAGTAATAAAAGTTTCAAAAAGCTATTTGGCAATTTATCCAGAGAAGAAGGAATGTCGCTTATCAGAGAACCTAAGGGCTACGAAAAAGACAATCCGGCTATTGAATACATAAAACTCAAAAATTTTATCGTTTCTGTACCTATTAGTGATGCAGAGTTGACGGAAGAGGGATTGATTAAAAAAATCATTACCGCATTCGCAACCATGAAACCTTTACTGCAGTTTCTGAATAGGGCAATGGAAGATTAA
- the ligA gene encoding NAD-dependent DNA ligase LigA has translation MYTAEQTKVLQDQSKDILSKLNNSVTFNDLALLKQVLRFHEYRYYVLNDPLLSDYEYDLLYQCLVKLEAANPDMISPDSPTQRVGSSLNQFFETTPHLVPMLSLDNSYNAEDLQDFDRKARELSGTDLLEYCIEPKFDGASISLYYENDLLVRAVTRGDGVAGEDITNNIKQIKSIPLYAPFSTRGIQQIEIRGEVIMSKNAFEQYNQKLVSKGLSPLANPRNAASGSLRMKDPREVAERNLDAFLYHISYVTHLHNQHDKSLETHGGSLSLLWDMGFRSPQKEKRIIKGIEGVIDYCLSFEATRDNLPYEIDGMVIKVNELALQEKMGMTSHHPRWAIAFKFKARQATTELLDIEFQVGRTGAITPVAKLKPVFLGGVTVSSISVHNEEYILQKDLRIGDQVLIERAGDVIPQIVKSLPELRRGHERFIQFPKKCPVCYSELFKEEGEAVWRCINIECTAQVVEKIIHFVSKDAMDIKSLGEANVRKFYELGLLKDIPGIYKLDYFSIAQLDGFGKKSLDNLQTAIETSKQQPLYRLIYALGIRFIGETTAKTLANAVNHLMDFATKSEEELLLLEDVGTKVAKSIQHFFSNQQNLQMLKELENIGLQLVNIKKEVSADGTLQGQSFLFTGTLEQLKRSEAEAKVEAAGGIILNGVSSKLNYLVVGTDAGSKLEKAKKINSIKIITEQEFIELIKGQ, from the coding sequence ATGTACACCGCAGAACAGACAAAAGTTTTACAGGACCAATCGAAGGATATCTTATCAAAGCTGAATAATTCAGTGACATTCAATGATCTGGCTCTTTTAAAACAAGTGCTACGATTTCATGAGTACCGTTACTACGTATTGAATGACCCCTTACTATCTGACTATGAATATGACTTACTCTATCAATGTCTGGTAAAACTGGAGGCAGCCAATCCTGATATGATTAGTCCCGACTCTCCAACACAAAGAGTAGGTAGTAGTTTAAACCAGTTCTTCGAAACAACGCCTCACCTGGTTCCAATGCTTAGCCTGGACAATAGTTACAATGCAGAGGACTTACAAGACTTCGATAGAAAGGCAAGGGAATTAAGTGGTACCGATTTGCTCGAATATTGCATAGAACCCAAATTTGACGGAGCCAGTATTTCCCTTTATTATGAAAACGATTTATTGGTTCGTGCCGTTACCAGAGGAGATGGTGTTGCAGGAGAGGATATTACTAATAATATCAAACAGATTAAATCTATCCCTCTTTATGCGCCATTTTCTACCAGAGGTATTCAGCAAATTGAAATCAGGGGAGAAGTAATCATGAGCAAAAATGCTTTTGAGCAATACAACCAAAAACTGGTTTCTAAAGGATTGAGCCCATTAGCCAATCCAAGAAATGCAGCTTCGGGTAGTTTGCGCATGAAAGATCCGAGAGAAGTTGCTGAAAGAAATTTAGATGCTTTTTTATACCATATCAGCTATGTTACGCACTTACATAATCAGCATGATAAATCCCTGGAAACCCATGGGGGTAGTCTTTCCTTATTGTGGGATATGGGTTTTCGATCTCCGCAGAAAGAGAAAAGAATCATTAAAGGGATTGAAGGCGTAATTGATTATTGTCTTTCATTTGAAGCTACTAGGGATAATCTTCCTTATGAAATTGACGGGATGGTTATTAAAGTAAATGAACTGGCTTTACAGGAAAAAATGGGAATGACCTCTCATCACCCCAGATGGGCCATTGCATTCAAGTTCAAAGCCAGACAGGCAACTACTGAACTATTAGATATAGAATTTCAGGTAGGACGAACAGGCGCTATAACCCCTGTAGCCAAACTAAAGCCTGTCTTTCTGGGTGGCGTAACTGTCTCTAGTATTTCTGTACACAATGAAGAATATATTCTGCAAAAAGATCTACGAATTGGCGATCAGGTATTAATAGAAAGAGCAGGCGATGTAATACCACAAATTGTAAAAAGTTTGCCAGAACTAAGAAGGGGGCATGAGCGCTTTATTCAGTTTCCTAAAAAATGTCCTGTTTGCTACAGTGAATTATTCAAAGAAGAAGGTGAAGCCGTTTGGAGATGCATTAATATTGAATGTACTGCTCAGGTAGTAGAAAAGATAATTCACTTTGTGAGCAAAGATGCCATGGACATCAAAAGCCTGGGAGAAGCCAATGTTCGTAAGTTCTATGAACTTGGGTTATTAAAAGATATTCCCGGAATTTATAAACTGGATTATTTTTCCATTGCCCAACTGGATGGTTTTGGAAAAAAATCTCTTGACAACCTGCAGACTGCCATAGAGACCAGCAAACAACAACCATTGTATCGGTTAATCTATGCTTTAGGAATTCGTTTTATTGGAGAAACAACTGCCAAAACTTTGGCCAACGCAGTAAACCATCTGATGGATTTTGCTACCAAATCGGAGGAGGAACTATTGTTATTGGAGGATGTAGGAACAAAAGTTGCAAAAAGCATCCAACATTTTTTTTCGAACCAGCAGAACCTTCAGATGCTAAAAGAACTAGAGAATATTGGATTGCAATTGGTGAACATAAAAAAAGAAGTAAGTGCTGACGGGACGCTTCAAGGACAAAGTTTTTTATTTACCGGCACATTGGAGCAGCTGAAAAGATCAGAAGCAGAAGCAAAAGTTGAAGCGGCAGGAGGAATAATTTTAAACGGCGTAAGCAGCAAACTGAACTACCTGGTAGTTGGAACAGATGCCGGCAGTAAGCTTGAAAAAGCAAAAAAGATAAATAGTATAAAAATTATTACAGAACAGGAATTCATTGAATTGATTAAAGGACAATAA
- a CDS encoding NUDIX hydrolase: protein MKKNSVKAVHSLVDTYPKVPLTVDCVIFGFEESKLKVLLIKSDLSIYEGKLSLLGDFVKNNEDLDDAAYRILKERTGMTNVFLDQVKVFGKPDRHPGGRVITIAYCSLLNIQHHALNIHENELDWYDYDSLEDMAFDHKQIVDECHSWLQKRIQEHPLGFNLLPDKFSLRELQNLYEAILGVSLDRRNFRKKFASMDLLIDTNEMEQDVSHRPGKLYQFNFNKYEKKKRKWIGIDF from the coding sequence ATGAAGAAAAATTCCGTTAAAGCGGTACATAGTTTAGTGGATACCTATCCCAAAGTACCGCTAACAGTGGACTGTGTCATTTTTGGTTTTGAAGAGAGTAAGCTGAAAGTCTTACTTATCAAAAGCGATTTATCCATTTACGAGGGTAAACTATCACTACTGGGAGATTTCGTTAAAAATAACGAAGACTTGGATGATGCGGCTTACAGAATCCTCAAAGAAAGGACAGGAATGACCAATGTTTTCTTAGACCAGGTAAAAGTATTTGGCAAGCCTGACAGACATCCTGGCGGCAGGGTTATTACGATTGCCTACTGCTCACTTCTAAATATTCAGCACCATGCTTTAAATATTCATGAAAATGAGTTGGATTGGTACGATTATGATTCGCTGGAAGACATGGCTTTTGATCATAAGCAGATTGTAGACGAGTGCCATAGCTGGTTACAAAAAAGAATTCAGGAACATCCTTTAGGATTTAATTTGTTGCCAGACAAGTTCTCTCTTCGTGAATTGCAAAATTTATATGAAGCTATTCTTGGCGTTTCATTAGATAGAAGAAATTTCCGTAAAAAATTCGCTTCAATGGATTTGCTAATTGATACCAATGAGATGGAACAGGATGTATCTCACAGACCCGGAAAACTATACCAGTTCAATTTTAATAAGTACGAGAAAAAGAAAAGAAAGTGGATAGGAATTGATTTTTAG
- a CDS encoding YicC/YloC family endoribonuclease, whose protein sequence is MLYSMTGYGRAEQAIGDKNFLVELKSLNGKQFDLRLNIPALLKPYEFDVRNLLNEGLQRGSVECNITIKLNGANKPVTINTDLAKAYFQPVAQLANELGLATGDILSTILKLPDVITPSTEMLSEAEWAHFESLLKEAIAQLNNHRKEEGKSIEADLLVRLKNIEEQQQLITQLEPLRRTKIKEGLMKVLEENVGKENYDPNRMEQELIYYIEKIDISEEQVRLNNHCTYFRTVMNEPGLSKGKKLSFILQEFGREINTTGSKAYDATMQKAVILMKDELEKAKEQILNVL, encoded by the coding sequence ATGTTATATTCAATGACTGGTTACGGCAGAGCAGAACAAGCTATCGGGGATAAGAATTTTTTAGTTGAGCTAAAATCTTTAAACGGAAAGCAATTTGATTTGCGGCTGAATATTCCTGCTTTGTTGAAACCCTATGAATTTGATGTAAGGAACTTATTGAATGAAGGGTTGCAAAGAGGTAGTGTTGAATGTAATATCACTATTAAACTAAATGGAGCCAACAAGCCTGTAACTATTAATACAGATTTGGCTAAAGCCTATTTTCAACCTGTAGCACAACTGGCGAACGAGCTGGGACTAGCAACGGGAGATATTCTCAGTACCATATTGAAACTGCCAGATGTAATTACTCCATCTACTGAAATGTTATCTGAGGCTGAATGGGCTCATTTTGAAAGCTTATTAAAAGAAGCGATTGCTCAACTAAATAATCATAGAAAGGAAGAGGGCAAATCTATAGAAGCCGATTTATTGGTAAGGTTAAAAAACATAGAAGAGCAGCAACAGTTGATTACCCAGCTAGAACCACTTCGCAGAACTAAAATAAAAGAGGGTTTAATGAAAGTGTTGGAAGAAAATGTGGGTAAAGAAAACTATGATCCTAATAGAATGGAGCAGGAATTAATATATTATATTGAAAAAATAGATATTAGTGAGGAACAGGTACGCCTGAATAATCACTGTACCTATTTTAGAACGGTAATGAATGAGCCGGGCCTTTCAAAGGGGAAAAAGTTATCTTTTATATTGCAGGAGTTTGGAAGAGAAATTAATACCACTGGCTCTAAGGCATACGATGCCACCATGCAAAAGGCTGTTATTTTAATGAAAGACGAGCTGGAGAAGGCAAAAGAGCAAATTTTGAATGTTTTATAG
- a CDS encoding gliding motility lipoprotein GldH codes for MKTFLAAGLVFILLSSCQSNGVFEKVAFFQKHEWESKYQPDFQFAVTDTNALYHIYAVIRHEDAYRYNNLWVQFSTQSPGESAKKQLLNLRLADNRRGWLGSGMDDVFDHRIRLTQAPIKLKSGTYSFKLQQAMREDPLPNMLNAGVRVEKVAK; via the coding sequence GTGAAAACTTTTCTGGCAGCAGGTCTGGTATTCATTCTTTTGAGCAGTTGTCAATCGAATGGTGTATTTGAAAAAGTAGCTTTTTTTCAGAAACACGAATGGGAGTCAAAGTATCAGCCTGATTTTCAGTTTGCCGTTACTGATACTAATGCACTTTATCATATTTATGCAGTTATAAGACACGAAGACGCTTATCGTTATAATAATCTCTGGGTTCAGTTTTCTACTCAATCGCCTGGAGAATCAGCAAAAAAGCAACTACTCAATTTACGCCTGGCAGACAATCGCAGAGGCTGGCTGGGCTCTGGCATGGACGATGTTTTTGATCATCGTATCCGACTTACACAGGCTCCTATAAAATTAAAGTCAGGAACATACAGCTTTAAACTGCAGCAGGCAATGCGTGAAGATCCTTTGCCTAATATGTTAAATGCAGGAGTGCGGGTAGAAAAAGTTGCCAAATGA
- a CDS encoding sensor histidine kinase, whose amino-acid sequence MKTLKPPKLGFVTFVYWFLLLYMIAALAWWFIALEKQNGILAEIRISEIYKDDPEYISKLTKIEELRKRKTAQYIGEGLTFLALILVGAVYVYRATRRQLKFSAQQQNFMMAITHELKTPIAVAQLNLETLQKRKLEEEKQQKLIANTLQEANRLNALCNNILFTSQLDAGGYKVNFQQVNFTDIAETCVDDCKSRFPEREITDAIEENIFIEGDSFLLQMLLNNLLENAVKYAPKNQPIHVTLVKNGNKICLAIADLGPGILESEKTQIFDKFYRSGSENTRKAQGTGLGLYLCKKIVETHNGYISVTDNQPNGSIFKVSFKS is encoded by the coding sequence ATGAAAACGCTAAAGCCACCCAAACTGGGGTTTGTCACATTTGTGTATTGGTTTCTGCTCTTATACATGATTGCAGCGCTTGCTTGGTGGTTTATTGCACTGGAAAAACAAAATGGCATTTTAGCGGAAATAAGAATCTCAGAAATTTATAAAGATGATCCGGAGTACATTTCCAAGCTTACTAAAATTGAAGAGCTTCGAAAGAGAAAAACGGCTCAATACATTGGTGAAGGACTCACCTTTCTTGCTTTAATATTGGTTGGTGCCGTATATGTTTATCGCGCTACTCGTCGTCAACTTAAGTTTTCTGCTCAGCAACAGAATTTCATGATGGCAATTACGCATGAATTAAAAACACCTATTGCTGTTGCTCAGTTAAATTTAGAAACTTTACAAAAACGAAAACTTGAGGAGGAAAAACAACAGAAGTTAATTGCAAATACTTTACAGGAGGCCAATAGATTGAACGCATTATGCAATAATATTTTATTTACCTCTCAGTTAGACGCAGGTGGATATAAGGTAAATTTTCAGCAAGTCAATTTTACAGATATCGCAGAGACCTGTGTAGATGATTGTAAAAGTAGATTCCCTGAAAGAGAAATTACTGATGCAATAGAAGAAAATATATTTATTGAAGGAGATTCTTTTTTGTTACAAATGTTGCTCAATAATTTATTGGAAAATGCAGTAAAATATGCGCCTAAAAACCAACCGATTCATGTTACGTTGGTGAAGAATGGAAATAAAATTTGTTTGGCTATTGCAGACTTGGGGCCTGGTATTTTGGAAAGTGAAAAAACACAGATTTTTGATAAATTTTACCGGAGTGGAAGTGAGAATACCAGAAAGGCACAAGGAACAGGATTAGGATTGTATTTGTGCAAAAAAATTGTTGAAACGCATAATGGCTACATTTCTGTGACAGATAATCAGCCAAATGGCAGTATTTTTAAGGTCTCATTTAAATCCTGA
- a CDS encoding response regulator transcription factor → MAIEKANILIVEDELNLHEALKLNLEMEGYEVTSAFDGNEALKKVENAYFDLIIMDIMLPELDGISVTESIRVHNNEVPILMLSAKNAPADKVLGLKKGADDYLTKPFNLDELLIRVSKLIEKNKRLQVKESVGDQYKFGNNLIDFKAQDAITWNGQRVDLSKKEAMLLKLLIENKGDVVTREKILQVVWGYNVYPTTRTIDNFILSFRKYFEEDSRNPVYFHSVRGVGYKYTD, encoded by the coding sequence ATGGCAATTGAAAAAGCAAATATTCTCATTGTTGAAGATGAATTGAATTTGCATGAAGCCTTAAAGCTTAACCTGGAAATGGAAGGTTATGAAGTTACTTCAGCTTTTGATGGTAATGAAGCATTAAAAAAAGTGGAAAATGCCTATTTCGATTTAATCATCATGGATATTATGCTTCCTGAATTAGATGGAATTAGTGTAACGGAGAGCATTCGTGTTCACAATAACGAAGTTCCTATCCTAATGCTAAGTGCAAAAAATGCTCCGGCAGACAAAGTGCTCGGATTAAAAAAAGGGGCAGATGATTATTTAACTAAACCCTTTAATCTGGATGAACTCTTGATAAGAGTTTCTAAACTAATTGAAAAAAATAAACGCCTGCAGGTTAAAGAATCAGTTGGAGATCAATATAAATTTGGTAACAATCTGATTGATTTTAAAGCACAGGATGCCATTACCTGGAATGGTCAGCGAGTGGATTTGAGCAAGAAAGAAGCCATGCTGCTTAAACTCCTGATAGAAAATAAGGGGGATGTGGTTACTCGTGAGAAGATTTTACAGGTAGTTTGGGGGTACAATGTATATCCTACTACCAGAACCATCGATAATTTTATCCTAAGCTTCAGAAAGTATTTTGAAGAAGACAGTCGAAACCCGGTTTATTTTCATTCTGTACGTGGGGTTGGATATAAGTACACAGATTAA